A single Anopheles maculipalpis chromosome 3RL, idAnoMacuDA_375_x, whole genome shotgun sequence DNA region contains:
- the LOC126565468 gene encoding uncharacterized protein LOC126565468, which produces MARVTLAFLVSLVAYLAYYALLTEAQPIGSLVLTSSGSGHSPAGSSNGDESGDNVQHGWLKDTNAYRARTKNRQYERKHPGSTAYQAFRRTAPLPLLTLKEQSTGSTSELLTPESTDLGKADQLRFNFAGYLTDGGPTLLDEEDEDDEIGSLVKRFDDYGHMRFGKRGGEGDQFDDYGHMRFGR; this is translated from the coding sequence ATGGCGAGGGTAACGCTAGCGTTTCTAGTGTCACTGGTAGCCTATCTAGCCTACTACGCTCTACTAACTGAGGCCCAACCAATTGGATCACTTGTGCTAACGTCTTCCGGATCGGGACATTCTCCAGCTGGGTCCTCTAATGGCGACGAAAGCGGTGATAACGTGCAGCACGGATGGCTTAAGGATACAAACGCTTACCGCGCAAGAACTAAAAATCGACAGTACGAACGGAAACATCCAGGATCTACCGCCTATCAAGCATTCCGACGGACTGCCCCACTGCCTCTACTGACCCTAAAGGAACAATCTACCGGCAGTACATCGGAGCTCCTAACTCCAGAATCCACGGACCTCGGGAAAGCTGACCAGCTTCGGTTTAACTTCGCCGGATATCTTACCGACGGCGGACCGACCCTGCtggacgaagaggacgaagaCGATGAGATTGGTAGTTTGGTGAAACGTTTCGACGACTATGGGCATATGAGGTTTGGGAAGAGGGGTGGCGAAGGTGATCAATTTGATGATTATGGACACATGAGGTTTGGACGATAG